One stretch of Variovorax sp. 54 DNA includes these proteins:
- a CDS encoding extracellular catalytic domain type 1 short-chain-length polyhydroxyalkanoate depolymerase → MARRSTASFFARAYERNLKALTKLTLSNGKRVAGQVQRATAKRLKPPPGKGDWLSGMAMGAGGARGYHLFRPADLALQPGEKLPLMVMLHGCGQTGRDFAASTRMNALAVRQRFLVLYPEQDRIAHPQGCWNWYERRSGKADAEAATLMAAVDQACVLYPVDRDRVAVAGLSAGASMAALLATRYPNRFRAVVMHSGVAPGAAKSSATALGAMRGQHVPPMPVTAVGKAMGAAAVFSTLPPLLVLHGDADAVVAPSNAVSSAAVWATALGARPGTPRDLQRGKRHAMRVTDFKRKGVTLVTLCEIAGLGHSWSGGARGQLFSDPIGPDATRMTWAFASAQFDKR, encoded by the coding sequence ATGGCCCGTCGCTCCACCGCTTCCTTCTTCGCCCGTGCTTATGAGCGCAACCTGAAGGCGCTCACCAAGCTCACGCTGAGCAACGGCAAGCGCGTGGCGGGCCAGGTGCAACGCGCTACTGCCAAGCGGCTCAAGCCGCCGCCCGGCAAGGGCGACTGGCTCAGCGGCATGGCGATGGGCGCGGGTGGGGCGCGCGGTTATCACCTGTTCCGTCCGGCCGACCTGGCGCTGCAGCCCGGCGAGAAGCTGCCGCTCATGGTCATGTTGCACGGCTGCGGCCAGACCGGGCGCGACTTCGCGGCCAGCACGCGCATGAATGCGCTCGCAGTGCGCCAGCGTTTCCTCGTGCTTTACCCTGAGCAGGACCGCATCGCCCATCCGCAGGGCTGCTGGAACTGGTACGAGCGCCGCTCCGGCAAGGCCGACGCCGAGGCCGCCACGCTGATGGCCGCCGTCGACCAGGCCTGCGTGCTCTACCCCGTGGACCGCGACCGCGTGGCCGTGGCCGGCCTGTCGGCAGGCGCGAGCATGGCGGCGCTGCTGGCCACGCGCTACCCGAACCGCTTTCGCGCCGTGGTCATGCACTCGGGCGTGGCACCCGGTGCCGCGAAGTCATCGGCGACCGCGCTCGGCGCCATGCGTGGACAGCACGTGCCGCCGATGCCCGTCACCGCGGTCGGCAAGGCGATGGGCGCCGCGGCCGTCTTCTCGACGCTGCCGCCCCTGCTGGTGCTGCACGGCGACGCGGACGCCGTGGTCGCGCCGAGCAACGCCGTGAGCAGCGCGGCCGTCTGGGCCACCGCCCTGGGCGCGCGCCCCGGCACGCCGCGCGACCTGCAACGCGGCAAGCGCCACGCCATGCGCGTGACCGACTTCAAGCGCAAGGGCGTCACGCTGGTCACGCTGTGCGAGATCGCGGGGCTCGGCCACTCGTGGAGCGGCGGGGCGCGGGGGCAGCTTTTCAGCGACCCGATCGGGCCCGATGCGACGCGCATGACCTGGGCGTTTGCGT
- the ppk2 gene encoding polyphosphate kinase 2 encodes MLTSALPDHEDLMQRIARDLIDSYDEELELEIEDRNFDGLDPASANTPTDKAARQAYFKELFRLQGELVKLQDWVQHSKQKVVILFEGRDAAGKGGVIKRITQRLNPRVARVAALPAPNDRERTQWYFQRYVAHLPAAGEMVLFDRSWYNRAGVERVMGFCSDDEYEEFFRTVPEFEKMLVRSGIKVIKYWFSITDDEQHMRFLGRIHDPLKQWKLSPMDLESRRRWEEYTKAKEIMLERTHIPEAPWWVVQAVDKKKARLNCISHLLGQLPYQEVAHAPVELPARERHDDYLRQPVPANMVVPEIY; translated from the coding sequence ATGCTGACGAGCGCACTTCCCGACCACGAAGACCTGATGCAACGCATCGCCCGCGACCTGATCGACAGCTACGACGAAGAACTCGAGCTGGAGATCGAAGACCGCAACTTCGACGGGCTCGACCCCGCCAGCGCGAACACCCCGACCGACAAGGCGGCGCGCCAGGCCTACTTCAAGGAGCTGTTCCGCCTGCAGGGCGAGCTGGTCAAGCTGCAGGACTGGGTGCAGCACAGCAAGCAGAAGGTCGTCATCCTCTTCGAAGGCCGCGATGCAGCGGGCAAGGGCGGTGTCATCAAGCGCATCACGCAGCGCCTGAACCCGCGCGTGGCCCGCGTGGCCGCGCTGCCCGCGCCCAACGACCGCGAACGCACCCAGTGGTACTTCCAGCGCTATGTGGCGCACCTGCCGGCGGCCGGCGAAATGGTGCTGTTCGACCGCAGTTGGTACAACCGCGCCGGCGTCGAGCGCGTGATGGGCTTCTGCAGCGACGACGAGTACGAGGAGTTCTTCCGCACCGTGCCCGAGTTCGAGAAGATGCTCGTGCGCTCGGGCATCAAGGTCATCAAGTACTGGTTCTCCATCACCGACGACGAGCAGCACATGCGCTTCCTGGGCCGCATCCACGACCCGCTCAAGCAGTGGAAGCTCAGCCCGATGGACCTCGAAAGCCGCCGCCGCTGGGAGGAATACACCAAGGCCAAAGAGATCATGCTGGAGCGCACCCACATCCCCGAGGCACCGTGGTGGGTGGTGCAGGCCGTCGACAAGAAGAAGGCGCGCCTGAACTGCATCAGCCACCTGCTGGGCCAGCTGCCCTACCAGGAAGTGGCGCATGCGCCGGTCGAGCTGCCTGCGCGCGAGCGGCATGACGACTACCTGCGTCAGCCCGTGCCCGCCAACATGGTCGTGCCGGAGATCTATTGA
- a CDS encoding inorganic phosphate transporter, with translation MNTLAAPPSQAPEMPAAPSAAHRPQLDAKPGAITLITFVGLLAAGLLFTAWSLVGDVTASGAPVTTWVPYILLGVALLIALGFEFVNGVHDTANAVATVIYTHSLPPNFAVVWSGFFNFLGVLVSSGAVAFGIIALLPVELILQVGSGAGFAMVFALLIAAIIWNLGTWWLGLPASSSHTLIGSIIGVGVANALMHGRDGTSGVDWAQATKVGYSLLLSPMVGFGCAALLLLVLRAFVKNRALYEEPKGSTPPPWWIRGLLILTCTGVSFAHGSNDGQKGMGLIMLILVGTVPMAYALNRAMPANETVKFVAVAEMAQNALNRKAPTALPALEPAAARDALSTYVRTREFNDRVVPALAVTAGSIGQQVRQHGSLAAVPAEAVANVRNDMYLASEAIRHLDKSGAAKFDDETKLRVNTFRQELDSATRFIPLWVKIAVAIALGLGTMIGWKRIVVTVGEKIGKTHLSYAQGASAELVAMCTIGAADMYGLPVSTTHVLSSGVAGTMTASGSGLQMSTLRNLALAWVLTLPVAMALSGSLYWLFTRLF, from the coding sequence ATGAACACGCTCGCCGCCCCGCCTTCGCAAGCCCCGGAGATGCCGGCCGCGCCCAGCGCGGCGCACCGGCCCCAGCTCGACGCCAAGCCCGGCGCGATCACGCTGATCACCTTCGTGGGCCTGCTGGCCGCGGGCCTGTTGTTCACGGCCTGGAGCCTGGTGGGCGACGTCACGGCCTCGGGCGCGCCGGTGACGACCTGGGTGCCCTATATCTTGCTGGGCGTGGCGCTGCTGATTGCGCTGGGCTTCGAGTTCGTCAACGGCGTCCATGACACGGCCAACGCCGTGGCCACGGTGATCTACACGCACTCGCTGCCGCCCAACTTCGCAGTGGTGTGGTCGGGCTTCTTCAATTTCCTGGGCGTGCTGGTGTCCAGCGGCGCGGTGGCCTTCGGCATCATTGCGCTGCTGCCGGTCGAGCTGATCCTGCAAGTGGGTTCGGGCGCCGGCTTCGCGATGGTGTTCGCGCTCTTGATCGCCGCGATCATCTGGAACCTGGGCACCTGGTGGCTCGGGCTGCCGGCGTCGTCGTCGCACACGCTCATCGGCTCGATCATCGGCGTGGGCGTGGCCAATGCGCTGATGCACGGGCGCGACGGCACGAGCGGGGTCGACTGGGCGCAGGCCACCAAGGTCGGCTATTCGCTGCTGCTGTCGCCGATGGTGGGCTTCGGCTGCGCCGCCCTGCTGCTGCTGGTGCTGCGCGCCTTCGTGAAGAACCGCGCGCTGTATGAAGAGCCCAAGGGCAGCACACCGCCGCCGTGGTGGATTCGCGGCCTGCTCATCCTCACCTGCACCGGCGTGTCGTTTGCGCACGGCTCGAACGACGGCCAGAAGGGCATGGGCCTGATCATGCTGATCCTGGTGGGCACGGTGCCGATGGCCTACGCGCTGAACCGCGCGATGCCCGCGAACGAAACCGTGAAGTTCGTGGCGGTGGCCGAGATGGCGCAGAACGCACTGAACCGCAAGGCGCCCACCGCCCTGCCCGCGCTGGAACCCGCCGCCGCGCGCGACGCGCTCTCCACCTACGTGCGCACCCGCGAGTTCAACGACCGCGTGGTGCCGGCACTGGCCGTCACGGCCGGCAGCATCGGCCAGCAGGTGCGCCAGCACGGCTCGCTGGCCGCGGTGCCGGCCGAGGCGGTGGCCAACGTGCGCAACGACATGTACCTGGCGTCGGAAGCCATTCGCCACCTCGACAAAAGCGGCGCCGCGAAGTTCGACGACGAGACCAAGCTGCGCGTCAACACCTTCCGCCAGGAGCTGGACAGCGCCACGCGCTTCATTCCGCTGTGGGTCAAGATCGCGGTGGCCATCGCGCTGGGCCTGGGCACCATGATCGGCTGGAAGCGCATCGTGGTCACCGTGGGCGAGAAGATCGGCAAGACGCACCTGAGCTACGCGCAGGGCGCCTCGGCCGAGCTGGTGGCGATGTGCACCATCGGCGCGGCCGACATGTACGGCCTGCCGGTGTCGACCACGCACGTGCTGTCGTCGGGCGTGGCCGGCACCATGACGGCCAGCGGCTCGGGCCTGCAGATGTCCACGCTGCGCAACCTCGCGCTGGCCTGGGTGCTGACGCTGCCGGTGGCCATGGCGCTGTCGGGCTCGCTGTACTGGCTGTTCACCCGTCTTTTCTGA
- a CDS encoding transporter, giving the protein MSSVFHDLSAQTYGGDEAGLICGYLFDAAAPEPARAIDSAQAAAWLAAHNGAEDDGGAYVWLHFNLSHAHAERWLTRHAALSDTFYETLHEGLPSTRIERADDSLIAVINDVHFEFSFEPSDISTLWISVGPRLVVTARTKPLRSVDALRTAVKAGDAPRSSTELLEHLLRAQADVLVKVVRGVTSRIDRIEDELLAGRLDHKRARLGVLRRLLVRLQRLLAPEPAALFRLLQGPPAWMAEPDAQALRGSTEEFSVVLRDMQALQERIKLLQEEIAANVNEDNNRSLFVLTVVTVLALPINILAGLFGMNVGGIPLAEHKHGFWIVVAIVLTFTAVAAWAAFRKKR; this is encoded by the coding sequence TTGTCGTCGGTATTCCATGACCTGTCCGCCCAAACCTACGGCGGCGACGAAGCCGGGCTGATCTGCGGCTACCTGTTCGATGCCGCGGCGCCGGAGCCGGCGCGGGCGATCGATTCGGCGCAGGCGGCCGCGTGGCTGGCTGCGCACAACGGTGCGGAGGACGACGGCGGCGCCTACGTGTGGCTGCACTTCAACCTGAGCCATGCGCATGCCGAGCGCTGGCTGACGCGGCACGCGGCGCTGTCCGACACCTTCTACGAGACGCTGCACGAAGGCCTGCCCTCCACGCGCATCGAGCGCGCGGACGACTCGCTGATCGCGGTCATCAACGACGTGCACTTCGAGTTCAGCTTCGAGCCCTCGGACATTTCCACGCTATGGATCAGCGTCGGCCCGCGCCTGGTGGTCACGGCGCGCACCAAGCCGCTGCGCTCGGTCGACGCGCTGCGCACGGCCGTGAAGGCGGGCGACGCGCCGCGCTCCAGCACCGAGCTGCTCGAACACCTGCTGCGCGCGCAGGCCGACGTGCTGGTGAAGGTTGTGCGCGGCGTCACCTCGCGCATCGACCGCATCGAGGACGAGCTGCTGGCCGGCCGCCTGGACCACAAGCGCGCGCGGCTGGGCGTGCTGCGCCGGCTGCTGGTGCGGCTGCAGCGGCTGCTGGCACCCGAGCCGGCTGCCCTGTTCCGCCTGCTGCAGGGCCCGCCGGCCTGGATGGCCGAGCCCGACGCACAGGCGCTGCGCGGCTCGACCGAAGAGTTCTCGGTGGTGCTGCGCGACATGCAGGCGCTGCAGGAGCGCATCAAGCTGCTGCAGGAAGAAATTGCGGCCAACGTGAACGAGGACAACAACCGCAGCCTGTTCGTGCTGACGGTGGTCACGGTGCTGGCGCTGCCGATCAACATCCTGGCCGGCCTGTTCGGCATGAACGTGGGCGGCATTCCGCTGGCGGAGCACAAGCACGGGTTCTGGATCGTCGTGGCAATCGTGCTGACCTTCACCGCGGTGGCCGCATGGGCGGCGTTCCGCAAGAAGCGCTGA
- a CDS encoding 3',5'-nucleoside bisphosphate phosphatase, whose translation MSSILNADLHCHSVVSDGTLTPEALAARAAANGVELWALTDHDEVGGQHRAAAAARENGMRYLTGTEISVTFANQTVHIVGLGFDPDDAAMSQGLYDTRGGRGKRAQEMSEGLAKVGILGAYEGALKFVGNPELISRTHFARFLVEKGHCRDTPEVFRKFLTEGKPGYVPHRWASLKDAVHWITAAKGMAVIAHPGRYKFTANEEYALFLEFKAHGGQAIEVVTGSHTPAEFVEYADKALEFDFAASRGSDFHSPDESHCDLGKLPPLPGSLTPVWELLGHRIQQ comes from the coding sequence GTGTCTTCCATTCTCAATGCCGATCTTCACTGCCACTCCGTGGTCTCCGACGGCACATTGACGCCCGAAGCGCTGGCGGCCCGCGCCGCCGCCAACGGGGTCGAGCTCTGGGCCCTCACCGACCACGACGAGGTCGGCGGCCAGCACCGCGCCGCCGCGGCCGCGCGCGAGAACGGCATGCGCTACCTCACCGGCACCGAAATTTCGGTGACCTTCGCGAACCAAACCGTGCACATCGTCGGCCTGGGCTTCGACCCCGACGACGCGGCCATGTCGCAGGGCCTGTACGACACGCGCGGTGGCCGCGGCAAGCGCGCGCAGGAAATGTCCGAGGGGCTGGCCAAGGTCGGCATCCTCGGCGCCTACGAAGGCGCGCTCAAGTTCGTCGGCAACCCCGAGCTGATTTCACGCACGCACTTCGCGCGCTTCCTGGTCGAGAAGGGCCACTGCCGCGACACGCCCGAGGTGTTTCGCAAATTCCTCACCGAAGGCAAGCCGGGCTACGTGCCGCACCGCTGGGCCTCGCTGAAGGACGCCGTGCACTGGATCACCGCCGCCAAGGGCATGGCCGTGATCGCGCACCCGGGCCGCTACAAGTTCACGGCCAACGAGGAGTACGCGCTGTTCCTCGAATTCAAGGCACACGGCGGCCAGGCGATCGAGGTCGTCACGGGCAGCCACACGCCGGCCGAGTTCGTCGAGTACGCCGACAAGGCGCTTGAGTTCGATTTCGCCGCTTCGCGCGGCAGCGATTTCCACAGCCCCGACGAGAGCCACTGCGATCTCGGCAAGCTGCCACCGTTGCCCGGCAGCCTCACGCCGGTGTGGGAACTGCTCGGCCACCGCATCCAGCAGTGA
- a CDS encoding DMT family transporter → MSQSPGPGIDNAATAALAQARAAAQTSRRTESERILAGIGLVILAVACFATLDTATKYSTLAVPVLMGVWFRYAFQAVATTLVLLPLRGTALLRTQHPRYQALRGALLLGSSLFAFLSLRYMPLAEFTSIVLIAPLVITLLAATTLKEQVSPLRWTLVAGGFLGTLVILRPGGGSFSWAMLLPLGLVLTNAWFQVLTSKLAQTENPLTMHFYTGWVGTLLASVAVPFAWTALPSWEWWALLCLMGFMGTVGHFMLILAYQRAPASTLTPYLYAQIAFAMLGGWLIFSHVPDRFSLIGMAMIAVCGAAGAWLTVRERRVPIEPAES, encoded by the coding sequence GTGAGCCAGAGCCCCGGGCCCGGCATCGACAACGCGGCCACCGCCGCGCTGGCCCAGGCACGCGCCGCAGCACAAACCAGCCGCCGCACCGAATCCGAACGCATCCTCGCGGGCATCGGGCTGGTCATTCTTGCGGTGGCCTGCTTCGCCACGCTCGACACCGCCACCAAGTATTCGACCCTGGCCGTGCCGGTCCTCATGGGCGTGTGGTTCCGCTACGCCTTCCAGGCCGTCGCCACCACGCTGGTGCTGCTGCCGCTGCGCGGCACGGCCCTGCTGCGCACGCAGCACCCGCGCTACCAGGCGCTGCGCGGGGCGCTGCTGCTGGGTTCGAGCCTGTTCGCCTTCTTGAGCCTGCGCTACATGCCGCTGGCCGAGTTCACGTCGATCGTGCTGATCGCGCCGCTGGTGATCACGCTGCTGGCCGCGACCACGCTCAAGGAGCAGGTCTCGCCGCTGCGCTGGACGCTGGTGGCAGGCGGCTTCCTCGGCACGCTGGTGATCCTGCGCCCGGGTGGCGGCAGCTTCAGCTGGGCCATGCTGCTGCCGCTGGGGCTGGTGCTGACCAACGCCTGGTTCCAGGTGCTCACCAGCAAGCTGGCGCAAACCGAGAACCCGCTGACGATGCACTTCTACACGGGCTGGGTCGGCACGCTGCTCGCCTCGGTGGCCGTGCCCTTCGCCTGGACCGCCCTGCCCTCGTGGGAATGGTGGGCGCTGCTGTGTCTCATGGGTTTCATGGGCACGGTGGGACACTTCATGCTGATCCTGGCCTACCAGCGCGCGCCGGCCTCCACCCTCACCCCGTACCTGTACGCGCAGATCGCCTTTGCGATGCTGGGCGGCTGGCTCATCTTTTCCCACGTGCCCGACCGCTTCTCGCTGATCGGCATGGCGATGATCGCCGTGTGCGGCGCCGCCGGCGCGTGGCTCACCGTGCGCGAACGGCGTGTGCCGATCGAGCCTGCGGAATCCTGA